In Prunus dulcis chromosome 1, ALMONDv2, whole genome shotgun sequence, the following are encoded in one genomic region:
- the LOC117615212 gene encoding uncharacterized mitochondrial protein AtMg00810-like encodes MRQPLGFEDVEHPEFVCRLHKSLYGLKQAPRAWNAKFNGYLPALGFCPSHSDPSLFVKKDGADVVILLLYVDDIIITGSSPSLIQLVIDYSSTVFDMKDMGTLTYFLGLQITYGSNGDLFVHQTKYCKDLLKRARIEACKPSVTPCKPHSSVLRNKGSLLTDPTQFHSIVGALQYLTFTRPDISFAVNSVCQFMQASTDVHMGLVKSILRYLHGTLEYGLTFTTGSTSLTSYCDTDWAGDLNSCRSTTGYVVFLGNNPISWSSCKQLSVSRSSTEAEYRALANCATDIAWTRHILQDLHVFIPEATTLYSDNLSALALSSNPVFHSLIKHLELDFHYIRERIQRRDLVVKYVQTEEQIADIFTKGLHSPLFVKHCHDLSLGLSPAAIEGG; translated from the coding sequence ATGCGTCAACCTCTTGGTTTTGAAGATGTTGAACATCCAGAGTTTGTGTGTCGTCTTCATAAATCTCTTTATGGATTAAAGCAGGCTCCCCGTGCGTGGAATGCCAAGTTCAATGGCTACTTACCAGCCTTGGGGTTTTGTCCCTCTCATTCTGATCCAAGCTTATTTGTCAAGAAAGACGGTGCTGATGTTGTGATTCTGTtattatatgttgatgatatcatCATCACAGGTTCGAGTCCTTCCTTAATTCAATTGGTTATAGATTATTCGAGCACTGTGTTTGATATGAAAGATATGGGCACTCTTACTTACTTCTTGGGATTACAGATTACCTATGGCTCTAATGGGGATTTATTTGTTCATCAAACAAAGTATTGCAAGGATCTGCTTAAGAGGGCTAGGATTGAGGCTTGTAAACCCTCAGTGACTCCATGTAAACCTCATTCGTCTGTTTTAAGGAATAAAGGCTCCTTGCTTACAGATCCTACTCAGTTTCACAGCATAGTTGGAGCTCTACAATATCTTACTTTTACGCGTCCAGATATTTCATTTGCAGTAAATAGTGTGTGTCAATTCATGCAAGCTTCGACTGATGTTCATATGGGATTGGTAAAAAGTATTCTTCGATATTTACATGGCACTCTTGAGTATGGTTTGACTTTTACCACAGGATCTACTTCTTTAACTAGCTACTGTGACACAGATTGGGCAGGAGACCTTAATTCTTGTCGATCTACTACAGGATATGTGGTGTTTCTTGGAAATAATCCTATTTCTTGGTCTTCTTGTAAGCAATTATCAGTTTCTCGAAGTTCCACTGAAGCAGAATACCGTGCATTAGCTAATTGTGCAACTGATATTGCTTGGACTCGCCATATTCTTCAAGACTTGCATGTCTTTATTCCTGAGGCCACTACACTCTATAGTGACAACCTATCTGCTCTTGCCTTGAGTAGTAATCCTGTTTTCCATTCACTAATCAAGCATTTAGAGCTTGATTTTCACTACATCAGAGAGCGAATTCAACGCAGAGATCTTGTAGTTAAGTATGTTCAGACTGAAGAACAAATTGCAGACATTTTTACCAAAGGTCTTCACAGTCCCTTGTTTGTCAAACACTGTCACGATCTCAGCCTTGGCTTAAGCCCAGCTGCGATTGAGGGGGGCTAA
- the LOC117615021 gene encoding uncharacterized protein LOC117615021 isoform X2 has protein sequence MAEVKILNQQEPSGDGNRFPGPGRRIVDQEPPRESIKEELPPVNMHRSQIGDNTVTAGRNSRDVGASNFDNVQGPEQAQRDGYDIRGNTVTGGEGASRIGFHNFGNTTPGWNCRIL, from the exons ATGGCAG AAGTTAAAATATTGAACCAACAAGAACCGTCGGGAGACGGTAACCGCTTTCCTGGTCCTGGTAGACGGATTGTTGATCAAGAACCCCCGAGAGAAAGCATTAAAGAAGAGCTTCCTCCAGTGAATATGCATAGGTCCCAGATTGGTGACAATACTGTTACGGCAGGCCGGAACAGTCGGGATGTTGGAGCGTCAAACTTTGATAATGTACAAGGTCCAGAGCAAGCCCAACGTGATGGTTACGACATTCGTGGCAATACAGTTACTGGAGGTGAAGGAGCCAGTCGTATTGGATTTCACAACTTTGGCAACACCACACCTGGCTGGAACTGTAGGATCCTGTAG
- the LOC117615021 gene encoding uncharacterized protein LOC117615021 isoform X1, with amino-acid sequence MAGSQTEVKILNQQEPSGDGNRFPGPGRRIVDQEPPRESIKEELPPVNMHRSQIGDNTVTAGRNSRDVGASNFDNVQGPEQAQRDGYDIRGNTVTGGEGASRIGFHNFGNTTPGWNCRIL; translated from the exons ATGGCAG GTTCTCAAACAGAAGTTAAAATATTGAACCAACAAGAACCGTCGGGAGACGGTAACCGCTTTCCTGGTCCTGGTAGACGGATTGTTGATCAAGAACCCCCGAGAGAAAGCATTAAAGAAGAGCTTCCTCCAGTGAATATGCATAGGTCCCAGATTGGTGACAATACTGTTACGGCAGGCCGGAACAGTCGGGATGTTGGAGCGTCAAACTTTGATAATGTACAAGGTCCAGAGCAAGCCCAACGTGATGGTTACGACATTCGTGGCAATACAGTTACTGGAGGTGAAGGAGCCAGTCGTATTGGATTTCACAACTTTGGCAACACCACACCTGGCTGGAACTGTAGGATCCTGTAG